The Sinomonas sp. P10A9 genome contains the following window.
CACCATCGCATCCGTGAGCCCCTCGGCGAGGATGTTGAGCGAGAGGACGGTGAGCAGGATCGTGATGCCGCCGAACGTCGTGGGCCACCACCCTCCGGAGTTGACGAGCTCGCGGCCGTCGCTCATGACGTTGCCCCACGAGGCGGCCGGCTGCTGCACGCCCGCGCCGAGGAACGAGAGGGATGCCTCGAGGATGATCGCGTCGGCGACCATGACCGTGGCGAACACGAGCACCGGGGCGGCGGTGTTGCGGACGATGTGCCTGACGAGGATGTAGAAGCGTCCGGCACCGATGACCCGTTCCGCCCGGACGTAGTCCTCGCCGTACTGCGCGAGGACGTTGGCGCGGACCACACGGGCGAGCTGCGGCGAGTAGACGATCGCGATCGCGAGGATGATGACGGGGACTGTCGAGCCGAAGATGTTGGCCGAGGCGGTCGAGAGCGCGAACAGGAGCGCCGCGGCCAGGGCGATGCCCGGGAACGCCATGAGGACGTCGAGGATGCGCATGACCGTCTCGTCGACCCACTTGCGGCCCGTCGCGGCGGCAGCGCCGAGTGCGGCGCCGATGATGACGGCCAGGGCAACCGCCCCCAGGCCGATCATGATCGAGATGCGCGCCCCGTAGAGCATGCGTGTGAAGACGTCGCGGCCGCCGACGTCGGTGCCGAAGAAGTGGTCCGGCCCCGGCGGGGTCTTGGGGATGAACGACTCGTTCTCCCCGTAGGGGGCGATGAAGGGGCCGATGATCGCGACGAGGACAATGAAGATGAGGAAGCCGAGCGCGATCTTGGAGCCGGCGGGCATCGCCCTGAAGCGGGCGCCCTGATCGGCAAGACGGTTCGCGAGGCCGGCGCGGGGCGCGAGGGGGCCGGTTGGGCGGGATGGATGCGACATGTCAGACCGTCCGGATCCGGGGATTGATGAGCAGGTAGAGGACGTCCACCACGATGTTGACGAGGACGAAGGTCGCGGCGATCGTGATGACACCGCCGGCAACGAGGTTGACGTCCTTGCCGTTGAGGCCGTTGATGATGAGTCCGCCCATGCCCTTGAGGTCGAAGATGCGCTCGATCACGATCGCGCCGCCCAAGAGGTAGCCGACGCGGAGGCCGAGTACCGTGACCGGGGTGACGAGGGCATTGCGGAGCACGTTCTTCGCCACGACCGTGCGGTACGGGACGCCGTTGCCGATGGCCGTGCGGACGTAGTCCTTGTCGAGCTCCTCGACCATCGACGTGCGCACCACGCGGATGAGGGACGCTGCGACGGGCAGGCCGAGGGCAACGGCGGGCAGTGCCATCGAGTAGGCCCAGCCGACGAAGCCGTACTGCTCGGCCCACGCCATGCCGCCCACCGGGAAGAGCGAGCCCTTCGGGAGGGCGAACCACTGGATGAGGAGGATGCCGAGCCAGAACGACGGCGTCGCGATGGCCGCGATCGAGAACACGCGGATGAGCTGGTCTGGCCACTTGTCGCGGTAGAGCGCGCCGAGGATGCCGAGGACAAGCGAGATCACGACGGCGATGAGCACACCCAGGAGCGTGAGCTGGAGCGTCACGGGGAAGGCGGCCGCGATGCGGATGCCCACGGGCTCCTCCGGCGGGTTGGTCACGCCGAAGTTGAGGGTGACGAGTCTGGCTACGTAGTGGAAGAACTGGATGATGAGCGGATCGTTGAGCCCGCGGGCCTCGCGCCATGCGTTCTTCGCGTCCTCCGAGGCATCGGGCCCCAGGACGAACGTCGCGGGGTCGCCCGGGGCCACCTGGAGGACGAGGAACACGAGGATCGTGACGCCCAACAGCATGAAGGGGAGGACGGCGATCCTCCGGCCCAGCAGTCTCAGCAGCGTTGACACGGTGAAGAACTCCAAACTGCTCGTAAGGGGCGGATGACGGCGTCGGGGTCGCCGTCATCCGCCCCGAGGTGCGCTACTTGCGACCGACGCCGATGAAGGACAGACCGGTCGTGGGCAGCGGTTGGAAGCCGTCGAGCTGAGTGGGGTCCCAGGCCGTCGGCAGCTTGCGGTGGAACAGCGGGTACAGCGGCACTTGCTCGGCCACGAGGTCGATGATCTGGCCCTGGAGGTCTTTGGCTTGGGCTGCGTCGGCGGAGGCGGCCTGGGCGAGGAGGTCCTGCACCTGCTTGTACTCGGGGGTGCCGGTCCAGCGGTAGCGCGCCGTCGGCCACACGCCGGCGCGGTAGAACCAGCTCAGGAGGAGGTCGGCGTCGTTCCCGAACACGCTCGGGTCGCCCGATGCGCAGACGACGTCGAAGTCGCCGCCGCCGTCAGCGCGCTGGGCGCTGTAGACCGTCGCCGAGGGGACGATGTCGAGGGTGGTCTTGACGCCGATCGCGTCCCAGTTCTCCTTGATGAGCGGCATGCACTTGTCGATCCAGGAGTTCTGGGTCGAGGTGAGGCGCAAGCTCAGGTTGGACGCGCCGGCGTCGGAGAGCAGTTGCTTGGCCTTGTCCGGGTTGTACGAGTACTGAGTCGCGGCCTGGTGGTAGGCCGGGTGGTTCTTGGGCAGGTAGGACGTCGCCGGTGTCGCGTTGCCGAGCAGGGCCTTGTTGATGACGCTCTGGGTGTCCGTGGCGTAGAAGAGCGCCTGACGGACGCGCTTGTCGCTGAACGGCGCCTTGGCGGTGTTGAACATGAGGAACAGGAGCCCGAAGGACTGCACCGCCTCGACGGTGACTTTGCTCTTGAGCGAGTCGATGTCGAGATATGGCACGTCCTCGATGGCCTGGGCGCGGGATGGGATCGAGTTGACCCGAGCAGAGCCGTCGGCGATGAGGAGCCACGTCATGTTGTTCGACCGGGCCGGGTACTGGCCCTTGTAGCCGTCGAACTTCGCGAAGACGATCTTGTCTTCCTTGGTCGCGGAGACGAACTTGTACGGGCCCGAGCCGATCGGCTTCGCGTCGAAGGCCTTGGCCTTCTCTGCGGTGTCCGTGAGGGCCTTGGGGACGACCTTGACCACAGCGATGCGCTCCTTGAAGCCAGCGAACGGGGCCTTCAGCTCGAATGCGACCGTCTTGTCGTCCTTCTTGGACGCGGCCTTGATGAACGGGATGAAGCCCGCGAAGAGGGACTTGCTCGCCGGATCGAGGGTGCGGTTGAAGGACCACACGACGTCGTCCGCGGTCACGGGCGTGCCGTCGTGGAACGTCGCGCCCTGCTTGACCTCGACCTCCCAGTGGGTGTCGTCGACCTTCTTCGGGTCCGACGCCGCGAGGGCCAGGTAGGCCTGTCGGGTCGCCGGGTGGAGGTCCACGAGGCCCTCGAAGAGGTGGTTGTTGGCCGCCTGAGGCGTCGCACCGCTCGCGGCGATCGGGTCGAAGCCGGTCGAGAGGGCGAATGAGATGCCGGCGACGAGCTCCTTGGTCGGGTCGACCGCTCCGCCGCTCGTGACCGCGGAGGCCGGCGTGCCGCCGGGGGAGCATGCGGCCAGGGACGCCGTGAACGCCGCGGCGGCGCCGATCGCTCCGCTGAGCTTGAGGAAGTTCCTGCGGCTGGCGTCATTGACCAGCGGGGAGATGGGGTTGCTCATGTACCTCACCGTTCGTGTTGATGGCTCTGTGGATCCGGGTGCGTGTCCTCGTGGACCGAGTCCGGAGTGCCCTCAGGAAAGCACTTATCGGATGTGGGATGTCCGAGGTTCTTGGCAACTGTAAGGCTCATCACAATCGCGCGTCAAGGGCGAAGGGCTGGCCCGGTGGACCTCTGGGCCCGGAAGTGGGACATCCGATATCATGGCCCGAAGTGATGCCGAGCACAGGTTCGAAGCGTCCCTCTGCGTGCCTTCGGTACGCAGCACTCTCATGCTAACTGGAGGATTCCATGGCCACGACGACGTCGGCTCCTGCGGCGCGCTTCAGCGCGCAGGCGCGGCTCCGAGCGCTTCAGGCGGAGATCATGGACCTTATCCTCGACCGAGGACTTGAGGCGGGCGACCCGTTGCCCACGGAGAGCGAGCTGACGGCGACCCTCGGGGTCGGCAGGAACACCCTGCGTGAATGCCTCAAGGTCCTGCAGGCGCTCGGGGTGGTGGAGATCCGGCACGGGTTCGGCATGTTCGTTGCGCCGAGCAATTTCGATGCGCTCGCCGATGGGCTCTCCTTCCGCGGCCGGCTGTCCCTCCGCCACAAGGGGCATGAGGCGATGGAGCTCGTCGATGTCCGCCAGGCGCTCGAGTCGGGGCTTGTCGGAGCGTCGATTGACGTCATCACTCAGGAGCAGCTCGCGCGAATCGAGGCCGTCGTCGTCACGATGGAGGAGTCGGCCGAGCGCGGGGACGAGTTCTCTGAGGCGGATGCACTGTTCCATCGCCTGCTCTTCGAACCGCTCGACAACGAGCTGCTCCTGAACCTCATGGGCGTCTTCTGGAAGGTCTACCGCAAGATCCACGCGGAGGTGGGACCCTCCAACGCGGATCTCGTCGAGACGGCGGCCGCGCACCGTCGCATCCTCGAGGCCGCGAGCGCGGGGGACAAGGCTGCGGCGTCCGAGCTGCTCAACCGGCATTTCGACGGCATCCGCCGGATGCTCCAGGCCCACGCCGACGGGTAGTGCCCGGCGGGCGGTAGTCGGTCCGTCCGCGCAGGAGGACCCCGGGCTGGCTCTTGCGCCCGGCCGGGGAAGACGAAGAAGCCCCCCAGCCTTAGGCTGGGGGGCTTCTCTCTTCACATCTGTGCGCCCAGAGGTGTGTGATGTCAGGACATCGTTGACGCATGTGGCGGGACATCGTTGACAGGTGACAGTGGACTGCTGTGGCGGGACATCGTTGACGCCTTCCGGCATGTCGCGGGACATCGTTGACACCTCGCCCATTGGGCTTCTGCCATGTCGAAGAACAAGGTCATCGTCCTCGCAGTCCTGGAGGGTGGGATGTCCAAGGCCGAAGCAGCCCGCCGGTACGGCATCAGCCGCCAATGGGTCCACCAACTCATCGCCCGCCACGCAGCCGAAGGAGAGGCCGGCCTCGAGGCCCGCTCCCGGCGGCCCCGCACCAGCCCGCAGCAGACGCCGGCCAACGTTCAGGAGAGGATCCTGGTCCTACGCGCCGACCTGCAGGCCAAGGGCCTGGACTCCGGGGCCGAGACCATCGCTGCCCATCTCGGACGCGAGGGCCTCCCGGTGCCCGCGAGCACCACCATCCACCGCATCCTCCGGGCCGCCGGCGCGGTCGCCCCCGAACCCCACAAGCGTCCCAAGTCCTCCCTGCGACGCTTCGCCGCGGCCCAGCCCAACGAGACCTGGCAGTCCGACTTCACCCACTGGCACCTGGCCGACGGCACCGACACCGAGATCATCGACTTCCTCGACGACCACTCCCGCTGCCTGCTCCACCTCACCGCCCACCCCAGGACGACCGGCGCCATCGTCGTGGACGCCTTCCTGGACACCGCACAGGAACACGGCCTGCCCGCCAGCACCCTGACCGACAACGGCATGGTCTACACCACCCGCCTGGCCGGCGGGAAAGGCGGCCGCAACGCCTTCGAGACCCTCATCGCAGGGCTCGGGATCACGCAGAAGAACGGATCCCCCGGCCACCCCCAGACCCAGGGCAAGATCGAGCGCTTCCACCAGACCCTGAAGAAATGGCTCCACAGCCAGCCTCCGGCCCAGACCATCGAGGACCTGAACGACCAGCTCACCAGATTCCGCCACGTCTACAACCACGAACGCCCCCACCGCGCGCTCGGCAGGCACACACCCGCCGAGGCCTACGCCCAGACCCCCAAGGCCGGCCCCGCGGCCGCCGCCCAGGGGGCACACTTCCGGGTCAGGGTTGACCGCGTCGACGCCGACGGCAAGGTCACCCTCCGCCACGCGGGACGCCTCCGTCACCTCGGCATCGGCCGCGCCCACAGGCACAAACGCCTCATCCTGCTCGTCCACGACGCCGAGGCCACCGCCATCGAGCACGGCACCGGCGAGATCCTCGCCGAGTTCACCATCAATCCCACCCGCGGCTACCAGCCCAAAAAACAGAACACCCCCGGTCCGAAGACCGGGGGTGTCAACGATGTCCCGCCACATCCGTAAAGGATGTCCCGCTACATCACATCTGTGCGCCCAGAGGGATTCGAACCCCCGGCCTTCTGTTCCGTAGACAGACGCTCTATCCAGCTGAGCTATGGGCGCATTCTGACCATTCGGATTGTTCCCGCCCCGTTCGGCCTCGAATAACTTTACGCGAACAGTTTCCCAACTCCAAATCCCGAGCCATGTGGGCCTGCGCACGTACATCCAAGGTCATCGAGAGGAGAGTTATCTGGACCGGTCTAGGTGACGTTCGTCACTTAAGTGGAGGAAACGGACGGCGAAAGCCGCTAGATCACGCTGTTCGCGACATTTTCGCTCTCGCTTCAGCTCAAATTTGGCCCGGTGGTACAGACCACTGTCTCTAGCATAGAGGGACACGCCGACCCACCTAAGGAGACCAACATGGGACAGACCCGTCTGCCGCTGCTCGCGGAAGCCCCCACGACTTACGAGCCGCTGCTCTCCTGGGTCGAAGAAGTTGCCGAGCTGACCAAGCCCGACCGCATCCACTGGGTCGACGGATCCGAGGCGGAGTACCGCACGCTGACGGATGAGCTTGTCGCCGCAGGGACCCTCACGCGCCTCAACCCGGAGCTGTTCCCGAACTCCTTCGCCGCCTTCTCCGACCCGGCCGACGTGGCCCGCGTCGAGGAGCAGACCTTCATCTGCTCGAAGAACGAGCGCGATGCCGGCTTCACCAACAACTGGATGGACCCGGACGCCATGAAGGAGAAGCTCACGGGCCTCTTCGAGGGCTCCATGCGCGGCCGCACCATGTACGTCATCCCGTTCGTCATGGGCCACCTTGACGCCGAGGACCCCAAGTTCGGCGTCGAGATCACCGACTCTGCGTACGTCGTCACCTCGATGCGCATCATGGCGCGCATCGGCACCGACGTCCTGAAGAAGATCGAAGAGACCCGTGCGTTCTTCGTCCCGGCCCTCCACTCGGTCGGCGCCCCCCTTGAAGAGGGTCAGGCGGACGTCCCGTGGCCGTGCAACCCGGAGAAGTGGATCGTGCACTTCCCGGAGGAGCGCTCCATCTGGTCCTACGGCTCGGGCTACGGCGGCAACGCCCTCCTGGGCAAGAAGTGCTACGCCCTGCGCATCGCCTCCGTCATGGCCCGCGACGAGAGCTGGCTCGCCGAGCACATGCTCATCCTCAAGCTGACCAGCCCCGAGGGCAAGGCGTACCACGTTGCCGCGGCCTTCCCGTCCGCGTGCGGCAAGACCAACCTGGCGCTCCTCGATCCGACGATCAAGGGCTGGAAGGTCGAGACCCTCGGCGACGACATCACCTGGATGCGCTTCGGCAAGCAGGGCGAGCTCCGCGCAGTCAACCCCGAGGCGGGCCTGTTCGGCGTCGCCCCCGGCACCGGCTGGGGCACGAACCCGAACGCCATGCGCGCCATCGCCAAGGGCAACAGCATCTTTACCAACGTGGCGCTCACGGACGACGGCGGCGTGTGGTGGGAGGGCATGACCGACGAGGTCCCGGCCCATCTCACCGACTGGCGCGGCGACGACTGGACGCCGGAGGCCGGCCGTCCTGCCGCGCACCCGAACTCGCGCTTCTGCACGCCGATCGACCAGATCGACATGCTCGCCTCCGAGTACTTCGCGCCGGACGGCGTCGAGGTCAACGCGATCCTCTTCGGCGGCCGCCGCAAGACCACCATCCCGCTCGTGACGCAGGCGCGCAGCTGGGCGAACGGCATCTTCATGGGCGCGACGCTCTCCTCGGAGACGACGGCGGCCGCGGCCGGTGCGGTCGGCGTCGTGCGCCGCGACCCGATGGCCATGCTGCCGTTCATCGGCTACGACGCAGGCGACTACCTCAACCACTGGGTCCGCGTCTCCGGCAAGGCCAACCCGGCAAGGCTGCCGAAGATCTTCCTCGTGAACTGGTTCCGCCGCACCCGCGAGGGCGGGTTCGCGTGGCCCGGCTTCGGGGACAACTCCCGCGTGCTCAAGTGGGCGATCGAGCGCATCGAGGGCACGGCCGACGCCGTCGAGACCCCCATCGGCTTCATCCCGACCCCGGCCAGCCTGGACCTCACGGGTCTGGAGATGACCGAGGCCGAGGTCGAGGAGGCCGTCCGCTTCGACGCCGACGAGTGGCACGCCGAGCTTCCGGGCCTCGAGGACTGGTTCGCCCGCTTTGGTGGCTCGCTGCCGAAGAGCATCACGGCCGAACTCGACGGCCTGAAGGCGCGTCTCGCCTGACGCGCGCTACCTGACCCCGGCGGTTTAGACGGCGCCGGTCTTGAGGGAGGGCTGTCCCGCTGCACACGGGGTGGCCCTCCCTTTTTCACTCTGGAAGTCACGTTCTGGGGGTCACGTTCTGCGGGTCACCTGACGTGACCTCGAGAGGGTGACCCCCAGATCGCGGGCGGGGCGGCGGGAGTAGGTTGGGCTCATGCACGACGGCGCCGCCACACCTCCCGCTGCACCCGCCTCTCCCGCCGCTACTCCCGAGCGCGGACTGCCGCTCATCCTCCCGCTTGCCGCGGTCCGGGCGGGCGACGTGCAGGTGGCCGGCGGGAAGGGCGCGAACCTCGGTGAGCTGATCGGCGCAGGCTTCCCGGTTCCGCCGGGCTTCGTCGTCACGACGGCGGCCTACCGCGGCCATGCAGCCGCGGCCGGGCTGGACCCGAACCGGGCAGCGGTGGACCCGGACGGCGCGCGCGCTCTTCTGGGCTCAGCGCCTCTCGAACCTGCCGCCGCGCACGCGATCGCCGCCGCACTCGCTGACCTCGGCCCGGAGGGAACGCCGGTGGCAGTCCGCTCGAGCGCGACCGCCGAGGATCTCCCGGGCGCTGCCTTCGCGGGCCAGCAGGACACCTACCTCGACGTGTCCGGTGCCGGGCCAGTGATCGATGCGGTGCGCCGCTGCTGGGCATCCCTGTGGACCGACCGGGCTGTGGACTACCGCCGGCGGCAGGGAATCCCGCCGGACGAGGTGGCGAT
Protein-coding sequences here:
- a CDS encoding ABC transporter permease, which gives rise to MSTLLRLLGRRIAVLPFMLLGVTILVFLVLQVAPGDPATFVLGPDASEDAKNAWREARGLNDPLIIQFFHYVARLVTLNFGVTNPPEEPVGIRIAAAFPVTLQLTLLGVLIAVVISLVLGILGALYRDKWPDQLIRVFSIAAIATPSFWLGILLIQWFALPKGSLFPVGGMAWAEQYGFVGWAYSMALPAVALGLPVAASLIRVVRTSMVEELDKDYVRTAIGNGVPYRTVVAKNVLRNALVTPVTVLGLRVGYLLGGAIVIERIFDLKGMGGLIINGLNGKDVNLVAGGVITIAATFVLVNIVVDVLYLLINPRIRTV
- a CDS encoding ABC transporter substrate-binding protein; this translates as MSNPISPLVNDASRRNFLKLSGAIGAAAAFTASLAACSPGGTPASAVTSGGAVDPTKELVAGISFALSTGFDPIAASGATPQAANNHLFEGLVDLHPATRQAYLALAASDPKKVDDTHWEVEVKQGATFHDGTPVTADDVVWSFNRTLDPASKSLFAGFIPFIKAASKKDDKTVAFELKAPFAGFKERIAVVKVVPKALTDTAEKAKAFDAKPIGSGPYKFVSATKEDKIVFAKFDGYKGQYPARSNNMTWLLIADGSARVNSIPSRAQAIEDVPYLDIDSLKSKVTVEAVQSFGLLFLMFNTAKAPFSDKRVRQALFYATDTQSVINKALLGNATPATSYLPKNHPAYHQAATQYSYNPDKAKQLLSDAGASNLSLRLTSTQNSWIDKCMPLIKENWDAIGVKTTLDIVPSATVYSAQRADGGGDFDVVCASGDPSVFGNDADLLLSWFYRAGVWPTARYRWTGTPEYKQVQDLLAQAASADAAQAKDLQGQIIDLVAEQVPLYPLFHRKLPTAWDPTQLDGFQPLPTTGLSFIGVGRK
- a CDS encoding FadR/GntR family transcriptional regulator, with product MATTTSAPAARFSAQARLRALQAEIMDLILDRGLEAGDPLPTESELTATLGVGRNTLRECLKVLQALGVVEIRHGFGMFVAPSNFDALADGLSFRGRLSLRHKGHEAMELVDVRQALESGLVGASIDVITQEQLARIEAVVVTMEESAERGDEFSEADALFHRLLFEPLDNELLLNLMGVFWKVYRKIHAEVGPSNADLVETAAAHRRILEAASAGDKAAASELLNRHFDGIRRMLQAHADG
- a CDS encoding IS481 family transposase, with translation MSKNKVIVLAVLEGGMSKAEAARRYGISRQWVHQLIARHAAEGEAGLEARSRRPRTSPQQTPANVQERILVLRADLQAKGLDSGAETIAAHLGREGLPVPASTTIHRILRAAGAVAPEPHKRPKSSLRRFAAAQPNETWQSDFTHWHLADGTDTEIIDFLDDHSRCLLHLTAHPRTTGAIVVDAFLDTAQEHGLPASTLTDNGMVYTTRLAGGKGGRNAFETLIAGLGITQKNGSPGHPQTQGKIERFHQTLKKWLHSQPPAQTIEDLNDQLTRFRHVYNHERPHRALGRHTPAEAYAQTPKAGPAAAAQGAHFRVRVDRVDADGKVTLRHAGRLRHLGIGRAHRHKRLILLVHDAEATAIEHGTGEILAEFTINPTRGYQPKKQNTPGPKTGGVNDVPPHP
- a CDS encoding phosphoenolpyruvate carboxykinase (GTP), yielding MGQTRLPLLAEAPTTYEPLLSWVEEVAELTKPDRIHWVDGSEAEYRTLTDELVAAGTLTRLNPELFPNSFAAFSDPADVARVEEQTFICSKNERDAGFTNNWMDPDAMKEKLTGLFEGSMRGRTMYVIPFVMGHLDAEDPKFGVEITDSAYVVTSMRIMARIGTDVLKKIEETRAFFVPALHSVGAPLEEGQADVPWPCNPEKWIVHFPEERSIWSYGSGYGGNALLGKKCYALRIASVMARDESWLAEHMLILKLTSPEGKAYHVAAAFPSACGKTNLALLDPTIKGWKVETLGDDITWMRFGKQGELRAVNPEAGLFGVAPGTGWGTNPNAMRAIAKGNSIFTNVALTDDGGVWWEGMTDEVPAHLTDWRGDDWTPEAGRPAAHPNSRFCTPIDQIDMLASEYFAPDGVEVNAILFGGRRKTTIPLVTQARSWANGIFMGATLSSETTAAAAGAVGVVRRDPMAMLPFIGYDAGDYLNHWVRVSGKANPARLPKIFLVNWFRRTREGGFAWPGFGDNSRVLKWAIERIEGTADAVETPIGFIPTPASLDLTGLEMTEAEVEEAVRFDADEWHAELPGLEDWFARFGGSLPKSITAELDGLKARLA